A region of the bacterium genome:
AGGGGGCGATTGACGCCGCAACGAGCCCGGCCGCGAAAAGCGCGATCGACGCGGCGACGAGCCCGGCCGCGAAAGAGGCCGCGAAGGGCGCGGCGGGCAAGGCGTCCGAGGCGCTGCCGCAGGACACCGCGGAGATGGCCGGCGCGGCGAAGGAGGAGGTCGTCGGCTTCGTTGGGAAGATCGTCGGGTTTTTCAAATACGATTTTTTCCCGAATCTCTGGATGTGGATGACGCTCGTGTTCATGCTCGTCATCGCGGTGGTGATCTTCGCGGGCATAACGCTTGTCGTGCGTACGATCACGGACCCGATCATCGTGAAGGTGTTCCGCATGGACGAATCGACGAAGATCCCCGCGCTCGTGGGCGGCGTGCTGTCCGTCGTCGTCGCGATCTTCGCGTTCCAGTGGTTCTACGACATGTTCCCGGCGTTGCATCCGCCGATCGCGTTTCTGAAAGCGCGGTTCTGATTTTACCGCAAAGGCGCAAAGGGGAACGCAAAGAACGCAAAGGAATTCTCTTCGCTTTGCGTCTTTGCGAGCTCATTGCGTCTTCGCGGTAAAAAACGGTTCCTCACGCGCACGCGAACCCGCAGCCGCCTCCGTCGTCGTCGTCATCATCGTCGTCCTTCGCGAAATCGTCCGCGTTGGCGGAATCGTCGTCCCCGTCGGAGTCATCGTCCGCGTCGTCGTCATCGCTGCCGTCGTCGAACGCGTCGTCGTCGAAGGCGGAGTCGTCGTCATCCAGGTCGTCATCGAAATCGTCGTCGGTGTCGTCGTCGAGAGATGTGTCGTCATCCGCGTCGTCGTCGGTCGCGTCATCGTCGTCCCCGCCATCGGTCGTCGTCGTCGTGCCCGCGCCGGTCGTCGTCGTGACGTGCGTCGTGGTGGTCGAGCCGTGCGTCGTTGTGGTCGTACCATGCGTCGTCGTGGTGGAGCCGTGCGTCGTGGTGGTGGTGGTCGGCAGGATCACGGCGCCGGAAAGGCGCCAGGCCACGTCGGTCTGGTCGATGTCGAAGTAGTTGTCGAGATCGCCCCAGGAGATCGGCAGGTAGCCCGTTCCGCCGCCCGGGTTCGTGATCTTCGATTCCTCGCCGTGCGCGTTTTCCGTGACGCGCATACCCCACGCGCCGTGGTCGATGTAACTCAGCGTCGGGTAGCAGACCATCCAGTACGTCCCGCGACCGAGAACCGGCGGGGCGTCCGGTTCGAAACGCACGTCGAAGGCGTCGAGAATCGTGACGTGCACGTTGTCGATCGGCCACGTCTCGTGCCAGATGCCCGCGCTGAATCCGGTGGGATAGCCGGCGGGTCGCGACCCGCCGAAGGACGCGTTGTTGTAGATGTGGCAGCTCACCGAGTCCGCGTCCTCGAGAGACGACAGGCCGTGCCATCCGTCGCCGTAGAGCACGACCTCGTCGATGCGCCAAACCTGGCCGGCGGGTACGGCGAAGTCGTCGGCGATGAACGTGTCCATCGAATCGGTGAACTGGTCGTAGTCCTGGCAGGTGTAGGCATCGGTATTCAGGTGGCTTGGCGGCTGATCCAGAAACACCTCCGCCCGCGCGGAACCGCCAACGCACAAAAACACGCACGCCGCGACGCACGCCAGCGCCATCAAAACGCCACGAATCGGCATCACTTTCCCCCGTTTGAACGAGCGGTCAACATGCCACCGATGCGCCCAACGCGCAATGCGCGCCGTGGCGCGGGGCGCGCGCCGGGGGTATTCTGCAACGCGTTCGTGGGAGGGCATGATCGTGAAAAATCGAATCTGGACCTTCGCGGGGCTGTTGACTGTGCTTTTCGCCGCGTTCGCGCTCGCCGGCTGTTCGTGCGGCGATGACGACGACGACGACGATGACGACGCGATCGACGATGACGGGGTTGATGACGACAGCGACGACGATGATACCGCCGGCGGCGATGACGATACGGCGGATGACGACGTGGATGACGACGCCGACGACGACTCGGACGACGATGATACCGGCGATGACGACGCGGCCGACGACGATTCGGGCGACGACGATACGGGCGACGACGACATCGGCGAGACGGATTTCACGACCGATTACCTGTCGCCGCTTTGCGTGGAGTGGGATCAGAACCCGGAGGATCTCGCCGATCCGGTCAACATCCATTGCCTCATCGAGAAAGGCACGTTCAATGCCGATCCCGCGCCGCCCGATGAGATCACGGTTGTGGACTGGAACATCGAACGCGGCCTGCACATCGACGATCTTATCGACGCGTTCACGAATGACCCGGAACTATCCGAGGCGGATGTGCTGCTCGTGCAGGAGGTCGACCGCTACTGCACGCGCACGAGCGATCGCCACATCGCGCGCGAGCTGGCCGAGGCGCTGGCCATGGATTAC
Encoded here:
- a CDS encoding endonuclease/exonuclease/phosphatase family protein, with the protein product MKNRIWTFAGLLTVLFAAFALAGCSCGDDDDDDDDDAIDDDGVDDDSDDDDTAGGDDDTADDDVDDDADDDSDDDDTGDDDAADDDSGDDDTGDDDIGETDFTTDYLSPLCVEWDQNPEDLADPVNIHCLIEKGTFNADPAPPDEITVVDWNIERGLHIDDLIDAFTNDPELSEADVLLVQEVDRYCTRTSDRHIARELAEALAMDYVYAVEFVELNQNRGEHGNAILSRYPIVAQRQLRHTDFELWSMDAGEPRLGGRIAIQAEVDFGDRVVQFESAHHMSKVLYYFQGHQAQAEESMALLGGFDGPTIWGGDLNTGLYFLLTAEPAITLILEAGWQDAHAAIPHWDRVTHPNDVWLANGTLDWIFYDGVTLVDSKILNAPPYDELSDHYGLIARFE